Proteins encoded by one window of Helicobacter sp. 11S03491-1:
- a CDS encoding peptidylprolyl isomerase: protein MEELKVYDIHQDELQKLQYALISTNKGDILLQLFPNDAPQTVTNFATLAKEGFYDGLSFHRVIEGFVAQGGCPHGTGTGGPGYRIACELLGNPNLHKRGSISMAHAGRDTGGSQFFLCFVDLPHLDGEHTVFGRIPPNQQESLKVLDSLKPNDTINSIKISEEIPQ from the coding sequence ATGGAAGAATTAAAAGTTTATGACATACATCAAGATGAACTCCAAAAGCTCCAATATGCTCTTATTTCTACAAACAAAGGAGATATTTTGCTCCAACTATTTCCCAATGATGCGCCCCAAACAGTAACAAATTTCGCTACTTTGGCAAAAGAGGGTTTTTATGATGGGCTTAGTTTTCATCGGGTTATTGAAGGGTTTGTTGCCCAAGGAGGATGCCCTCATGGCACAGGAACAGGAGGTCCGGGTTATCGTATCGCATGCGAACTTCTTGGGAATCCAAATCTACATAAAAGAGGCTCTATCTCAATGGCGCATGCCGGCAGGGATACAGGGGGGAGTCAATTTTTCTTATGTTTTGTTGATTTGCCTCATCTTGATGGAGAACATACGGTCTTTGGTCGTATCCCGCCCAATCAGCAAGAAAGTCTAAAAGTCTTGGATTCACTCAAGCCCAATGACACTATCAATTCAATCAAAATCTCAGAAGAAATCCCTCAATGA
- a CDS encoding ShlB/FhaC/HecB family hemolysin secretion/activation protein: MKQKPSKRTGVLLVLLMTSILSAKSTSIQQTDPNPNLNPAGENPAPTQCFLIDHIDLEFAGESSKFKKKFAYAYKIVDRFKSHHPSGCLTPSDIINLLSKLQSRTQSKGYTTTRFGLNPQSLSGHTLHIPVEVGTIGKIHFIDEAGMLWFKKDFSIKEGEIFDLRKVEIGMNNLRNLRYINPQIYLTPDEDNPNESILSIYTHKLSLPVFLGATVDNGGSIGENYEISLYGSWENPLHLSDKLSFYALSSLPMSKKNHSYYISGSYFIPIRRVSISIDGSYSDSTQEIPFANITPVYKGKNINIDLKTKILLYADDKNQLSINLDGSARLMESYLDSIRLDVQSRNLADVSLGLGYQRKIANSIFNISLGVLQGLPLFKKHNEKFHTYYFYTIPNVNMYLYAPFKIWTLGLGYKSVIQTQISQDRLYASQKMSIGSRYTVRGFNHFSISAQMGVLYKNDLMVYLPSFRNIAIIPNIGIDWGMVRDLNSDEGGSLAGGGIGLDMIYKYFNAQISLNMPLYNPYKAPAQNLFFSMGLNW; this comes from the coding sequence ATGAAACAAAAGCCAAGCAAGAGAACCGGAGTCCTTCTTGTCCTCCTGATGACTTCGATCTTATCGGCAAAATCTACTTCTATCCAACAAACAGATCCCAACCCAAATCTCAACCCGGCAGGAGAAAACCCGGCTCCCACTCAGTGTTTCTTGATCGATCATATAGATTTGGAGTTTGCAGGGGAATCTTCAAAATTCAAAAAGAAGTTTGCTTATGCTTACAAGATTGTTGATAGGTTCAAATCCCACCATCCCTCTGGCTGTCTCACTCCCTCAGACATCATAAATCTCCTCTCCAAACTCCAATCACGCACCCAATCTAAAGGCTATACTACCACACGCTTTGGTCTCAATCCTCAATCACTCTCCGGCCATACCCTACATATCCCGGTAGAAGTAGGCACTATAGGGAAAATACATTTTATTGATGAAGCGGGCATGCTTTGGTTCAAAAAAGACTTTTCTATCAAAGAAGGGGAAATCTTTGATCTTAGAAAGGTCGAAATTGGCATGAACAATCTGCGAAACTTGAGGTATATAAACCCTCAAATCTATCTCACTCCGGATGAAGACAATCCCAATGAAAGTATCCTGAGTATCTACACACATAAGCTATCTTTGCCCGTATTCTTAGGGGCTACTGTAGATAATGGCGGGAGTATCGGGGAAAACTACGAAATCTCACTTTATGGAAGCTGGGAAAACCCTCTTCATCTCAGCGACAAACTCAGCTTCTATGCCCTCTCTTCCCTCCCAATGAGCAAGAAAAACCATAGCTATTATATCTCCGGGAGCTATTTTATCCCTATCAGGAGGGTGAGCATATCTATAGATGGATCGTATTCGGACTCAACACAAGAAATTCCATTTGCCAATATCACTCCTGTATATAAAGGCAAGAATATCAATATAGACCTCAAAACCAAAATCCTTTTATATGCTGATGATAAAAATCAACTCTCCATAAACCTTGATGGGAGCGCAAGGTTGATGGAGAGTTACCTGGATAGCATCCGCCTTGATGTCCAAAGCCGCAATCTGGCTGATGTCTCACTTGGCTTAGGCTATCAGAGAAAAATAGCCAACTCCATTTTTAACATTTCACTTGGAGTCTTGCAAGGACTCCCACTGTTCAAGAAACATAATGAAAAATTTCACACTTATTATTTCTACACCATACCCAATGTCAATATGTATCTATACGCACCCTTTAAGATATGGACGCTAGGGTTAGGTTACAAAAGCGTTATCCAAACTCAAATCTCCCAAGACAGACTCTATGCAAGCCAAAAAATGAGTATCGGGAGTCGCTATACAGTCAGGGGATTCAACCATTTTAGCATCAGCGCTCAAATGGGCGTGCTCTACAAAAATGACTTGATGGTATATCTCCCTAGTTTCCGGAATATCGCCATAATCCCAAATATTGGGATAGATTGGGGAATGGTGCGGGATCTAAACAGTGATGAAGGGGGGAGTTTAGCTGGGGGTGGGATTGGCTTGGATATGATTTATAAATATTTCAACGCCCAAATCTCTTTGAATATGCCACTGTATAATCCCTATAAAGCCCCTGCGCAAAATCTCTTTTTCTCAATGGGATTGAATTGGTAA
- a CDS encoding outer membrane beta-barrel protein → MKNIKKALVIAGCALSLGASTALAENTNVRDQSGIFAGLEIGSSLGYGSSSTREVNGVAFTETFTSGVNSNMLYGARIGYQQYFNAYNGLRLYGTFDYSNFSPPLNPKVTANFFKYGVSLDYLINFSDTQNPWGIFVGAGYQWVQSKSFVDEKKIPKDIHETKKITQDGIIINAGISKIINNHNRLELGVKVPLYNYIKYSKSENENEDKATLRNPADIYLAYSYSF, encoded by the coding sequence ATGAAAAATATCAAAAAGGCTTTGGTTATCGCCGGGTGCGCTCTCTCATTGGGTGCAAGCACAGCATTGGCAGAGAATACAAATGTGAGAGATCAATCGGGGATTTTTGCAGGGCTTGAGATAGGGAGTTCGCTTGGATATGGATCATCTTCAACTAGAGAAGTTAATGGGGTAGCTTTTACAGAAACTTTTACATCGGGAGTTAATTCTAATATGTTGTATGGGGCAAGAATAGGCTACCAGCAATATTTCAATGCCTATAACGGACTCAGGCTTTATGGGACATTTGATTATAGCAATTTCAGTCCACCGTTAAATCCAAAAGTAACAGCAAATTTTTTCAAATATGGCGTGAGTTTGGATTATCTCATAAACTTCTCAGATACTCAAAATCCTTGGGGGATATTCGTAGGCGCAGGGTATCAATGGGTACAATCCAAAAGTTTTGTTGACGAAAAAAAGATACCAAAAGATATCCATGAAACAAAAAAGATCACACAAGATGGTATTATCATCAATGCAGGGATCTCAAAAATCATCAACAATCACAATCGACTTGAACTGGGCGTAAAAGTCCCCTTATATAATTATATAAAATACAGCAAAAGTGAAAATGAAAATGAAGATAAGGCGACACTGAGAAATCCGGCAGATATTTATCTTGCTTATAGCTATTCATTCTAG
- a CDS encoding MFS transporter — protein sequence MNLNSILCVLYATIITLSLVYAPQPLAPLLGDYFHISAHNASSIISLTLLPMAFAPTLYGYLLEKFSPKKILILSMFSCGILQFLSTMSDVFYIFLFLRGLQSLFFPAILTTLLTILTRLNATNIQKNTSLYVSATITGGLIGRVLGSYLTNLFSWQISFNFFAILMILGGFWALRIRDTNQGNLSKITLKEILPFFKDKSYVWILVSVFIMFFSFQAILCVLPFFLVDTNPNIGESQIGFVYIGYLIGIVVSLFASKTTLIFHSKSNAVCFSFLVFGIGILIMIINHMYMLLLGMFVLCAGSFSAHSILSALINSISKNKKGIVNGLYLTFYYSGGVLGSFVPIFFYDQFGWSFICIFIAMLLFLNSFLFFKHKQLYRKV from the coding sequence ATGAATCTCAACTCAATATTGTGTGTGCTGTATGCCACTATAATTACTCTATCTTTGGTATATGCACCCCAGCCCCTTGCCCCACTTCTGGGTGATTATTTTCATATTAGCGCCCATAATGCTTCATCTATCATCAGTCTAACACTACTCCCTATGGCTTTTGCTCCCACGCTGTATGGGTATTTGCTGGAAAAATTTTCTCCTAAAAAAATCTTAATTTTATCTATGTTTAGTTGTGGGATTTTGCAGTTTCTAAGCACCATGAGTGATGTTTTTTATATTTTTTTATTTTTAAGAGGACTGCAATCTTTGTTTTTCCCTGCAATCCTTACAACTCTTTTGACAATTTTGACTCGCTTAAATGCTACAAATATTCAAAAAAATACCAGTCTTTATGTGAGCGCTACTATTACAGGTGGGCTTATAGGGAGAGTGCTGGGGAGTTATCTTACAAATCTGTTTTCTTGGCAAATCTCTTTTAATTTTTTTGCTATTTTGATGATTTTAGGTGGTTTTTGGGCATTGAGAATTCGAGATACCAATCAGGGTAATTTATCAAAAATTACCCTCAAAGAAATTTTGCCATTCTTTAAAGATAAAAGCTATGTTTGGATTTTGGTAAGTGTGTTTATAATGTTTTTTTCATTTCAAGCCATTCTTTGTGTGCTACCATTTTTTTTGGTGGATACAAACCCAAATATTGGAGAAAGTCAAATTGGATTCGTCTATATTGGCTATCTCATTGGCATCGTCGTTTCACTTTTTGCAAGCAAGACTACCTTGATTTTTCATTCAAAATCTAATGCTGTTTGCTTTAGTTTCTTGGTATTTGGGATAGGGATATTAATAATGATAATTAATCATATGTATATGCTCTTGTTGGGTATGTTTGTTTTGTGCGCAGGTTCTTTTAGCGCCCATTCAATCCTTAGCGCCCTTATTAACTCAATCTCAAAAAACAAAAAAGGAATCGTCAATGGATTGTATTTGACTTTTTATTATAGCGGGGGTGTTTTGGGCTCTTTTGTGCCTATATTTTTCTACGATCAATTTGGATGGAGTTTTATTTGCATATTCATTGCGATGTTATTATTTCTAAACTCATTTTTATTTTTTAAGCATAAACAGCTCTACCGAAAGGTCTAA
- a CDS encoding dynamin family protein encodes MKIQSNIAEYFFSLVYAIDIPEFSPLDLRALAPYPQKEIFAIILSCNHRNRNIFNKTLLFQKLFKYLRLKITEKNIQALQKTILDYIQKQGDLNFIHELFQNIDILKIKGVILYEEEQCIKTSFKHWIYQLNNPIKKHSKISRKTTKTFDIQGSWFYQNIQNIEKTFEKIKTTINMPLWLQQFTQNEITQLKKTKMRISLCGISKSGKSTLLNTLLYKEILPISAIPESSNKITIAYSPKTKGEVKFLTQTQWQQLLENLYFDDDLRATIQESQNSFGNFIDSHITQEGLTIQVKPEDIKAYASSKHECKISYLVQEIAIYSSMELLKNNLILINTPNIDTNFNYKTHQIEDSISTSNMILYLINASKPLSQKDIYFLSNIIYYENLEKILVVFTRSDLVSLSDLKNLSTNIIQNIQKTQNANSTIFQNNISKIDFIPVASTLALLHRTQRSDEALCRGYDIEDTGILTLENHINNILFAKPAKYSKNTLLNTYAIINQVAIKCLYMLQDTATKENKNPDKELEKIRMQILNFAQEIIQAIQVAVEISKIKIKDLGLNLKEHLLDFINYKTSKNNYINVTRIENIITTNLKDSLRYLIQKNQETFDKKLKIFCQNIHLAYHNIKLDDFELALLKSHETNLLETTKYQYTEGDLNLYTDELRKYISYILRDGTKLKDIQNRIDKAFELSYKNIIIYLEKKIENKKNDFIKNIHHLIQTMEFVIIHNNKIPFEINSEKIPAQIKELSKIQNMLSSEIKNLQNQES; translated from the coding sequence ATGAAAATACAAAGCAATATTGCTGAATATTTTTTTTCTCTGGTTTATGCAATAGATATTCCGGAATTTTCTCCACTTGATCTTCGCGCTCTTGCGCCCTACCCACAAAAAGAAATTTTTGCTATTATTTTATCTTGCAATCATAGAAATAGAAATATTTTTAATAAAACTCTATTATTTCAAAAGTTATTTAAATATTTGAGACTTAAAATAACTGAAAAAAATATCCAAGCATTGCAAAAAACAATTTTAGACTACATACAAAAACAAGGCGATCTCAATTTTATCCATGAGTTATTTCAAAATATTGATATACTCAAGATAAAAGGAGTGATCCTTTATGAAGAAGAGCAATGCATCAAGACAAGCTTCAAGCATTGGATATACCAACTCAACAATCCCATCAAAAAACATTCAAAAATATCGCGCAAAACAACCAAAACATTCGATATTCAGGGTAGTTGGTTCTATCAAAATATTCAAAATATTGAAAAAACTTTTGAAAAAATAAAAACAACTATCAATATGCCATTGTGGTTACAACAATTTACTCAAAATGAAATTACTCAACTCAAAAAAACAAAAATGCGAATATCGCTATGTGGGATTTCTAAATCAGGTAAATCTACATTGCTCAATACTTTGTTATATAAAGAAATCCTCCCTATATCGGCTATTCCGGAATCCAGTAATAAAATTACTATCGCTTATAGCCCCAAAACAAAAGGGGAAGTCAAATTTCTCACTCAGACACAATGGCAACAACTATTAGAAAATCTTTATTTTGATGATGATTTACGTGCAACCATTCAAGAGAGTCAAAATTCTTTTGGAAATTTTATAGATTCTCATATCACTCAAGAAGGGCTAACAATACAAGTCAAACCCGAAGATATTAAAGCTTATGCAAGCAGCAAACATGAGTGCAAAATATCCTACCTAGTCCAAGAAATCGCTATTTATTCTTCAATGGAGTTATTAAAAAACAATCTCATCCTTATCAATACTCCCAATATTGATACAAATTTCAACTACAAGACCCATCAAATAGAGGATTCTATCTCTACAAGCAATATGATCCTTTATCTCATCAATGCTTCCAAGCCTTTATCTCAAAAAGATATTTATTTTTTATCTAATATTATTTATTATGAGAATTTAGAAAAAATACTGGTTGTTTTTACGCGATCTGATCTTGTCAGTCTATCGGATTTGAAAAATTTAAGCACAAACATTATCCAAAATATCCAAAAAACACAAAATGCAAACTCAACAATATTTCAAAACAATATTTCAAAAATTGATTTTATCCCTGTAGCTAGCACACTAGCTCTTCTTCATCGGACACAACGCTCTGATGAAGCCCTTTGCAGGGGTTATGATATAGAAGATACAGGCATACTTACTCTTGAAAACCATATCAACAATATTCTTTTTGCCAAACCCGCAAAATACTCAAAAAATACCTTGCTTAACACTTATGCAATAATCAATCAAGTGGCAATAAAGTGTCTTTATATGCTTCAAGATACCGCAACAAAAGAAAATAAAAACCCGGATAAAGAACTTGAGAAAATTCGTATGCAAATTTTGAATTTCGCTCAAGAAATTATTCAAGCCATCCAAGTAGCCGTCGAAATTTCTAAAATAAAAATTAAAGACTTAGGGTTAAATCTCAAAGAACATTTACTGGATTTTATCAATTATAAAACTTCAAAAAATAACTATATTAATGTTACCAGAATAGAAAATATCATTACTACTAATCTCAAAGACAGTCTAAGATACTTGATCCAAAAAAATCAAGAAACTTTTGATAAAAAACTTAAAATTTTTTGTCAAAATATTCATTTAGCCTATCATAATATCAAACTTGATGATTTTGAACTTGCCTTACTCAAATCTCATGAAACAAACCTTCTTGAGACAACTAAGTACCAATATACCGAAGGTGATCTCAATCTCTATACAGATGAATTGAGAAAATATATCAGCTATATTTTACGCGATGGCACGAAACTCAAAGATATACAAAATCGCATTGACAAAGCTTTTGAACTTAGCTATAAAAATATAATAATTTATTTGGAGAAAAAAATAGAAAATAAAAAAAATGATTTTATAAAAAATATCCATCATCTTATCCAAACAATGGAGTTTGTCATCATCCATAATAATAAAATTCCTTTTGAAATAAACTCAGAAAAAATACCCGCCCAAATCAAAGAACTTTCAAAAATTCAAAATATGCTCTCTTCTGAAATAAAAAACTTACAAAATCAGGAGAGTTAA